The Mycolicibacterium cosmeticum sequence CCGCTGTACCGGCACGGCAGCGCCGGCGCGGACATCGCGGTGGTCGAAGGCGTGATGGGCCTGTTCGACGGGCGCATCGCCGAACACGCCGGCCCGGCCCGCGGTTCCACCGCCCAGGTCGCCGGCCTGCTGGGCGCCCCGGTGGTGCTGGTGGTCGACGCCCGCGGCCAGAGCCAGAGCATCGCCGCACTGCTGCACGGGTTTTCGACCTTCGACACGACACTGCGCTTTGCCGGGGTGATCCTCAACCGGGTGGGGTCGCCGCGGCATGAGCAGGTGCTGCGGCAGGCCTGCGAGCACGCCGGCATCCCGGTGCTGGGGGCGGTCCCGCGGACGGCCGAACTCGAGGTGCCCTCGCGTCACCTCGGGCTGGTCACCGCCGTCGAATACGGGCAGCGCGCGACCGACGCCGTCGCGGCGATGACGGATCTGGTCGCCCGGCACGTCGACGTACCCGCCGTGCTGGCCGCCGCCGGTGCCGGTGTCACCGCCGCACCGTGGGGTCCGGCGACCACCGAACCGGTCCGCGACGTGACGGTGGCGCTGGCGGCCGGGCGGGCCTTCAGCTTCGGCTACGCCGAGCACCGGGAACTGCTCGCGGCCGCCGGGGCCGACGTCGTCGACTTCGACCCGCTCGCCGAGGACCTGCCCGCCGGCACGTCCGCCGTCGTCATCCCCGGTGGCTTTCCCGAACAGTTCACCGCCGAGCTGTCGGCCAACGCGGCGGTGCGCTCGCAGATCCGCGAGCTGGCCGGCGCGGGCGCCCCGGTGCACGCCGAATGCGCCGGGCTGACCTACCTGGTCGACGATCTGGACGGGGTGCCGATGTGCGGGGTGCTGGCCGGCTCGGCCCGCTTCACCGAGCGGCTGACGCTGGGCTACCGCGACGCGGTGGCGGTGTCGGATTCGGCACTGCACCGAGTCGGTGAGCGCGTCACCGGCCACGAATTCCACCGCACCACAGTCACTTTCGCGGCTGATTACGATCAGGCCTGGGCGTTTTCCGGTCCTGCCGCACGCCGGGCGGTCGACGGCGCGGTGCATCGCGGCGTGCAC is a genomic window containing:
- a CDS encoding cobyrinate a,c-diamide synthase, which codes for MLTPAVVIAAPASGSGKTTVATGLMGALRRAGHRVAPFKVGPDFIDPGYHALAAGAPGRNLDPVLVGEDLIGPLYRHGSAGADIAVVEGVMGLFDGRIAEHAGPARGSTAQVAGLLGAPVVLVVDARGQSQSIAALLHGFSTFDTTLRFAGVILNRVGSPRHEQVLRQACEHAGIPVLGAVPRTAELEVPSRHLGLVTAVEYGQRATDAVAAMTDLVARHVDVPAVLAAAGAGVTAAPWGPATTEPVRDVTVALAAGRAFSFGYAEHRELLAAAGADVVDFDPLAEDLPAGTSAVVIPGGFPEQFTAELSANAAVRSQIRELAGAGAPVHAECAGLTYLVDDLDGVPMCGVLAGSARFTERLTLGYRDAVAVSDSALHRVGERVTGHEFHRTTVTFAADYDQAWAFSGPAARRAVDGAVHRGVHAGYLHTHPAAHPGAITRFVAAAQTFKLGA